Part of the Sulfobacillus acidophilus DSM 10332 genome, CAACAGGGGTACATTCATGCGGATACGTCGCGTCAACCAGGTACTGACATCCACGTCTTTCGGCAACACCGTGGAATAGCCCGGAAGAAGCAATACATCATCAAACGTTAACGCTTCCGGGCCAAATTTTTCTGCCGTGTTCACCACACGTCCTCCTTGAATTTTTGACAAGTCTATCATACCGTACCGAACCATGCCTAGTGTGGGTCCAACGCCACGCGTTGCGCCACTTGATAGACAGGTCCCGCTCCCATGGTGATAAAGGTGTCGCCGGGGGTCAAGAGGCTTTTCACCATCGGCACCGCCTCCCACATATCCGACACAAAATAGACCGGATGCTGTCGGGAGCGAATGGCGTCGGCGAGCTTCTCCCCAGTAATCCCGGCAATGGGCGCTTCCCCCGGCGGGGCATAAATTTCCGTCAAAATCAAAATGTCCGCGTCCTGAAACGCCTCCACAAAGGCGTCCCACAAATTTTGGGTGCGGACATACCGCTGGGGCTGAAAGAGCGCAACTACGCGACCCCGGGTCACTTGGCGGGCGGCTTTTAGGGTTGCCCGAATTTCGGTCGGATGATGGGCGTAATCATCGACCACCAAAAAAGGGGTCTCGGCGAGAATTTGAAACCGCCGGGCGGCATTATGAAAATGTTCGAGACTCGCCAGTCCGGTGTCCCAAGGAATCCCCAAATGATGTCCGACCGCCAACGCCGCGAGACTATTAACCACGTTGTGCACGCCGGGAACCACGAGACGTAATTCGCCGACCGATCGCCCGCCCCACACCACTTCCGCTCTCGTTTCGCCCACTCGCGGTTCAACCCGAATCGCGCGCAAATCGGCCGTGTCGGCAAGCCCGTAGGTGACGGCAGGACGGGACAAGTCGGCGACCAAGCGGGCCAATACCGGGTTATCGATCCCGATTACGGCCAACCCGTGATCCGGCACCCGTGATAGATAGGTGTGAAAAGCCTCAACCAATCGGTCAAAACGATTCTCAAAATGGTCCAAATGCTCGGGTTCAATATTTGTGGCCACTGCAATATCCGGATGATAGCGTAAAAACGTGCCGTCACTTTCGTCCGCTTCGGCCACCGCCCAAACCGAATGGCCGACGCGCAGATTTCCTTCAAATTCGCCCACCTCGCCCCCGACAAAAACCGTCGGATCCAGCCCGGCATCGGCCAACAAATGACCGATCATGGTGGTGGTCGTCGTCTTGCCGTGGGTTCCGCTGACTGTAATCGTCCGGTACTGATCCAAAATCTCGGCCAGCACTTCGGAACGATGCACCAAGGGAATCCCTTGGGCTTCCGCCCAAGCCCGCTCAGGATTATCCGGTCGGACATCCGTATTGTAGACAACCCGTTCGGCTCCGGCCACATGACGGGCCGCATGACCGTAATAGACGGGGATTCCGACACGTTCCAACCGTTCCGTGCGAGACGACGGGTTCATATCCGATCCGGTCACGCGATGGCCTTTTTGATGCATCCAAAGAGCCAGCCCCGACATGCTGTAGCCCCCGACCCCGATAAAATGCACATGTGCCATTGACTCACCCCATTGCCCTGGTTATGGTAGCCTACGCGATTGCAGAGGCTTTTATCAATTGGGGCCCGAGGTTACTGAAAGTGCCAGCCGACCGATAACCAACGTTGCACGTAACTTTGGGAAGCCGCCACAATTTTGGCCCGTTCGTCCTCGGTCACCGACCTCACCCGTTTGCCGGGACGCCCCAAAACTAAGGAACCGGGGGCAATCACCGCTCCTTCCGGAATTAACGTCCCCGCGCCGATAATGCTATGGTCGCCAATCACGGCGCCATTCATGATAATACTGCCCATCCCAATCAGGACCCGGCTCTCGACCCGTGCCCCATGAATAATGGCCCCGTGACCAACCGTCACCTCGTCGCCAATCGTCACCGGAAATCCGGGATCGGCGTGGATCACCACGTTATCTTGGATATTCGTGCGGGCCCCGATCTCAATCCGTTCCAAATCGCCCCGAATGACGGCATTAAACCATACGGACGCATGCGGGCCGAGAGCGACTCGGCCAATCACATAGGATCCCGGAGCCAAAAATACCGGAGGATCAACCACCGGCGATTGGTCCTCATAGTCTAACAGCATGTCCCACTCTCCTCTCCCCTCGCTCCCGCCATAGCCTCCCGTAACGGCCACGGCGTTTGAGGCCCCTCTTCCCGACCTAAACGCTCGCCTTTTGTGAGCCGGTAATACCCCAACGCGGCCACCATCGCCCCGTTGTCGGTGCACAGTTCCACAGGCGGCACATGCAAGGTCACTTGTCGACGAGAGGCCCAATCCCCTAATTTTTCCCTTACCCGCCGATTGGCCGACACTCCCCCGGCCAAATAGAGGTGAGCGACGGGATATTTTTCGTACGCGCGCTCGATATTGCGCGTTAGCGCTTCGGCCACCGCCTCTTGCAACGCGAACGCCAGTTCCGGTGCGCGATCGGGCACATCGGCGGCCAATTGCCGAAGACGCGTTTTCACCCCGCTAAAGCTGAAATTCAGCGAATCGGCCCCCAGTCGGGCGACCGGCAAGGTAATCGACCGGTCGGGACGGGCTTGGTCGGCTAACCGCTCAATAGCCGGGCCCCCCGGATAGGGCAAGCCCAAAATCCGCGCCCCTTTATCGAACGCCTCGCCCGCCGCGTCATCTAAGGTTTCGCCCAATACCGCCAATTGGCCGTGATCGGTCCAATAGGCCAGCGTGGTATGACCGCCCGACACGATCAGCGCCAGCGCCGGAAATTGAATGGGGGCAATCAGCGCGTTGGCATAAAGGTGGGCTTCCAAATGATGCACCCCGACCACCGGCCGGTTAAGGGCAGACCCGACCGATTTGGCAAAGGTGACACCGACCAATAAGGCGCCGATGAGGCCCGGTCCCCGGGTCACCGCCACCCCGTCGACATCCTGCCAGTCCATGCCGGCGGCGTGAAGGGCATCCCGCACGGTCGGCAAAATCGACAGCACATGCTCCCGGGCGGCCACTTCCGGCACGACGCCGCCAAATTTTTGTTGGATGGCCGCCGACGATGATCTTAACGAGCTTATCAGGTGCCGACCATTTTCCACCACGGCGGCCGCCGTGTCGTCACAGGATGTCTCAATTCCCAAAATGCGCATAAATCTCTCCTCATGGGCCACAGTAAGCAAAAAGGGGTGTTTGGTTTGGCTCTCGTTATTGGGTACGGTACCCTGTTGTTTCTGGTCTATGCGGCCCCGGCGTTGCTCACCTTATCCCCTCTGACCTACGGACGGGTTATGTCGTTAGCTCACTTTGTGGTGTTTTTAGTCAGTATCGTCGGGTTCGTCGGACTCGGACATGCCTTGGCCCGACGCGGCCGACCGCGTTTTTGGGTCGGGGTCGGTTTGGGCGGCCTCATCGGCGCCCTAGGGACCGCTGTCACCCAGTATGTCTCGCATCTGCCGCAAGCCGAAACCGCCTTTATCCAACAACTGCACGGAGTTCCCCGGGAAGCCGCCGTCACCATGCTCCACCTGCACCTGGTGACCTCCATCATCCTGTCGATCCTCATGAATGCCGTCATTTGGGCGTTCGTCGGCGGACTGGCCACCTGGTGGGGCGGGCTCGTCGTGCGGCGTCCGACACCCGATCAGCCGACCGCCGAACAGGACCGGTCGGCCGGCTAGAGCGGATCCTTCCACATGATAAACGCATCTTCCCGAGGATCGGTATAGTACCCGCGTCGGACCCCTAATTGAATAAAGCCCAGTTTCTGATAGAGATTTTGGGCCACCAAATTGGACCGGCGGACCTCCAACGTCATCCGGTGCGCCCCCAGACTTTTCGCCCGATCCATTAACCCCACCATCATGCGTTCCCCTAAATGGTGGCCGCGAAAGTCGGGATGAACCGCCACGTTGGTAACATGCGCCTCATCTAAAATAATCCACATGCCCCCATACGCCACTACCCGTCCATGAAAATCCAGTACCAGGTAGGTGGCGAAATTATTCTCCATCAGTTCCGAATGAAACGCATTACGTGACCAGGGGGTAGGAAAAGATCGACTTTCAATGGCCATCACCGCATCCAAATCCGACAGATACATATCCCGGACGACAACCACCGATTCGGGACCGTCATTTATGACCGCCATAATTCACCTCGCTAGACACTGGCCGCCGGCGGCCGAAGGTAAGCGGGCGCCAAGGTCAGCGGATCGTCACTCTCTCCCCATTGTACTGCCGGCCAGGCCGTCAATGCTACTTGGCCGCCGGAAAGAATCGCCTGCCCGGGGCGTGCCTGTCGCCCGATGCGGCTCAGCCACTGCGCGTCTTCCGCGGCCGGGCCTAAGACCACCACCTCCCGCGTCAGCGGAAATCCCTCCGGCAACGCGCCGTTGATCGCGGTATCCGGTATTAAAGGCTCCGGCCCGCTCGGTCCGACCCAATAGTATCCTAAATAGAAGGCCGAACCCCGTCGTTCGCTGGTCACCACCACATAGGCGGGGGGAGCTACACCGCGAGCCCACGCCGCCAACGAGGACACCCCTTTAACCGGAACACCCCAAATGGCGGCATAAGCCTTGGCTGCCGTGACCGCCACCCGCACGCCGGTAAACGATCCCGGTCCCACGCCCACGGCCAAACCGTCGGGCCGACCGAACTCCCGCACCAGCTGATCGATCCACGACACTAAATGAGTGCCGGCCAACCGTGGCCGCGCCCAGGTGATATCCGCCACGACACGTCCGTCGTCAATTAATCCGACGGATAACGACGGACCGGACGCGTCCCACCCGAGAACCTTATATCCCAATCGTCATCTCTCCTCCTGCCGGTTCTGTCGGCGCAGGGCTTCGACGAAAGGGCGACCCCACGCCTGCACGATAAATTGCCGGGTCCCGTCCGGCCGCACGTCAATCGTGCATTCCACCCGCTCCGGATACTGGTCTTGAATCGCCTCTCCCCACTCGACGACCAAAACGGTCCCCGGGGTGTGGAAAGCCGGCAGATCCAACGCCCACACATCGGTCGCCTGCTCGATCCGATATAAATCCGCATGAACAATGTCCAGGCCCGGAATCCGATAGGCGTGGACCAAATCAAACGTCGGCGACTTGACGGGTTCCATGACGCCTAAGTTGCGTAAAAGGCTTTGGGCCAAGGTGGTTTTGCCCGCGCCCAGATCACCCTTTAGCAATAAGACGCCGCCCTCGCGCAAAATCTCGGCCAACCGGGCCGCGATCCGTTCGGTATCGGCCAGGTCTCGGGCGGTCCACTCAACGGTTAAAGTGGTCGAAGGCGCGTCGGCCATCCCACTCTACCTCCTCACCGCCCAACTGCCAGCGAATGCCCGGCTCGTCGGTGACCCGTCCGATATCCGTAACCGGCACCCCCACGTGATTAGCCGCTTCCAAGACATTCGGCAACCGCGACCCGGGTACCGCCATTAAGAGCTCGTAATCCTCCCCACCGTAGAGCGCGAATTCTTCGACCGATACGCCGTAAATGCGGGCCACCTCCCGTGTGGCCTGATCAATAGGCAACCGATCAATTTGGATCTCGGCGCCAATCCCTCCGAAGCGGGTCAATTCCTCGACCTCGGCCTCGAGCCCGTCAGAAATATCGGTCATGGCATGAACAAACGGCGCCACGGCCTGGCCGAGTTCAACGCGAGGGGTCGGTGTCAGGTGCGCGACCAAGACACTGCGTTCGGTAATATTATTGCCGGGCCAATGGCCCCCGTGGCTGAGCAGTTGATACCCGGCATAACTCGCGCCCAGTCGCCCGGACACCAATAAATGATCGCCGGGTCGCGCCCCCATCCGCCGAATCGGGCCGCTGGCCCCGGGACGTCCTAAAATCGTCACATCGAGAACCAGCCGATCCGGAGAGCCTACCGTGTCGCCGCCGATAATATAGGCGCCGTACCGATCCAGGGTGCGTGTCAAGCCGCGGATTAAATCCTCCACGACTTCGACCCGCAAATTGGCCGGCAAAGCGAGACTGGTCAGAACCGCCGCCGGGATGCCCCCCATCGCGGCAATATCACTTAAATTGACCGCCGCCGCCTTGGCCCCCACCTGCTCCGGCGTCGACCAGTCCCAGCGAAAGTGAATTTCTTCCACCAACATATCCTGACTGATTAACCATCCGGCCGGATCCCCGGGAACCACCGCCGCATCATCGCCAATCCCCACAAATCCTGGCGCCGGAGTTGGCTGCATCCGGTGAATCATGGCAATCAGGCCCCGCTCTCCGACCTCTCGAATCAGCACGGTGTCCCCTCCTTCGTACTGAAAGGCATCTTAACAAAATTTGTCCACTCTGGCATCCGGTCCGGTCAACCGAACATGATACAATAATGCGGAATTGAGCGGTTCACCGAGTGGGAGGCGACACCATGACGTTTCAACGGATGTCACACGAATGGCGGGGCTATCGGCTCAGCTGGTGGGAAGCGGGCTCGGGATCCCGCCGGATCGTTTTGTTACACGGAGGCGGCGGTACCGGGAAAGCCTGGGCCCATCAACTCACCTATCTGAGCCAATTGGGCTATCACGTCATAGCCCCCGATATGCCGGGATTCGGCCAGTCGGATTGGCTGGAGGGGGTCACGCGGGTCGACCAGTTAGGCCCGGCACTCGCCGACTGGTTTTTCGACCAAGGATGGACATCTTTTGTTCTCGGCGGCAATTCCATGGGCGGGCGCGTCGCCCTGTCGTTGGCCTCTCATCACCCCGAACCGGTCGAGGGCCTGATTATTTTGGATTCCGTCGGCGTCCGGTTACCCGACGTGCCCATCCTCAATCCCTTAAGTTTACCCCCGCAGCAATTCATGTCGGGATTGGTCCACGACCCCTCCCGTTACAAAACGGCAACGCCGTACCGCACCTTAGAAGACGCCCAAGAACTCAATCGCGGGCGCCAGTCGTTTGCCCGCTATCTGGGCGAGGAAGGGATTACCGCCGATCCCACGCTGGATCTCAGCCGTCTCACCATGCCCAGTCTCTTAATTTGGGGCCGTCACGATCGGATTGTGCCGTTGGCCTATGGGCAGGCGCTCAGGCAAGCCTTACCGGATGCAGAACTCCTGGTCATCGAGGATTGCGGTCATTTACCGCATATCGAAACCCCCGAACTCACCAATCAAGCCATCCACGACTTTCTCACCCGACGGATCTGGCCACATTAAGGTCCGCCGGCGGGATCCGGATAGAGGGTAAAAGGGGGTTCAATCGTCAGGACATCCGTGACCCGGTTGTTGTCGTCCACAAACACCAATTTCGGATAATAACGGTCCAGTTCCTCGGCCGATACCTGGCGGTACCCGATAATAATCACCCGATCGTCTGGATGGAACAACCGGGCCGGCGGCCCATTCAGACAAATATCGCCCCGCCCGCGCGGCCCTTCAATAATATAGGTGTGCCAAAGCGCCCCCGTCGCCAAATTCGAAATTTGCACCATTTCATAGGGCATCAAGCCCGATGCGTCCAATAAATCGCGATCGATGGTTACCGACCCGACATAATTTAAATCGGCCTCCGTCACCCGGGCGCGATGAATTTTTGCCGCCAGCATGCGATAGTACATCCGATTCCCTCCGCGAAGCGCCGTGATTTCGTGCTTAGCATCCACGAAATCCGCCGAGCTCATGCATTCCCGAAGAGGTTACCAGCCACTGCCGGAACTGCCGGCCAGGGGCGGTAAGGACGGCGTCGCCACGAACCAGAGGCCTTGCACCCCCTGCCCGTGGAGTTCATGCGGCCCAAAATCGCCGCGATAGGTATATAAAAGATGGCCGTTATATTCGACCTGACCGCGAAAGAGACTGAAATGGCCCGGGACGCCTGCCACCGCCGCCGGTGCGGCCGAGGCTTTCAACGGCAGCCAAAGCGCTTGACAGGCACCCGTACACGCTTGTCGATCCGGTTGATCGGACACAAAATAATATAGGGTATCGCCGGCGCGATTGACCAAAATCGTCTCCGGTTTACCCGAAACCGTTACGGTTGCCACCTCGACCAGAGGCTCGGATTTGGCGGCGGAGGAGGCCGTCGCCCGGGGAGTGGCGGATCCGCACCCCGTCATCGTCACCACGGCCAAGAAAAGCATGCTCACGGTCCATTTGGGGATAGGCATCGTTATCACCTCTCCCATATTATCGACTATTTTTTATTATCTGACCATTGTTAGAAATGGGCCCGAAGCCGGATCCGTACTCACGCCCATCTCTCTCAAAAAGGCCGCCAACCGGTCTAAATGATCCCGATATTGCGGCCAAAACGCCCGTCGGTAAATCAAATAAGCCGGATGGTAAAGCGCCACCGCCCACCGGCTTTCCGCCAACGGGAACGGCGCGCCTGCCGTGACGTCTTTCCACGAACCCCCGGTCAGGCTCTCCCAGGCTGTCCGGCCGAAAGTGACAATCACTTGGGGATTAACCGTCCGCACATCGTCCATCAGCCAGGGACGACACGCGATGACCTCGTCCGGCAACGGCGGACGATTTTTCCGGCCATCGTCGGTGGGGCGGCAGCGGACCGCATTGGCCAACCAAATCGTGTCACGCGAGAGCCCCAGATACTCCAACACCTGGTCAAAAATCTTGCCGGCCGCCCCTTGAAATCCGTAGCCCGTGCGATCCTCGTCGCGACCCGGCGCTTCCCCTACCATCATGACGGTAGCCTGGGGATTTCCCCGGCCCACGACCACCTGCGTTCGGCGGTCGGCCAAGCGACAGCGTCGACACTCTCGTTGCGGGTCTGTCATGCTCCCGCCCCCCCTTGGCAGGCGGGACAGACACCCGACCAGATAATGCTGCGCTTGAGGATAGCCCATCCCGCGGAACTCGGGGCATCGGGCTCAAAGGCGGCCGCCGGCACATCTTGAAACGCGCCGCAACGCACACAATACATATGATCATGATGGTGCCGGTTGGCATCGTAAAAACGACGCCCGCGATTTTCCACCACCGAAATCATCCCCACCTCCGCCAAGCGATCTAACGTGTTATACACGGTCGCCAGGCTAAGGGCAGGGAGGCGGCGCGCCACATACCGGTAAACCTCGTCGGCATCCGGATGGGATAACCGATAAACCGCTTCAAGGACAGCCAATCGCTGGGGCGTGGCCCGAAGTCCATGATGACGCAAAAGATCCGCCAACTGGTCGACTGCCATCGATTGAGAATCGCTCAACTCTTAGACGGCGCTGATGCGCCTCCCTCCTTTACCTGGCTTCACCGCGTCCGCTAACTCTCCAGCAAATCGGCCACCAACGAGGCTACCGTTGTGGGCGCAAGCGGGGTACGATAGGAATATGCGGGATGGGTGGTCACCAGCTCCGCCCGATCCGTTTCCGCTAATGCCTGCCGCTGGGCCGGCGTAAACCGGAACGTCAAGTAATGCACGGTGCTGGTTTTTTCTTCCGTAGACCGCCCTAACTCCGCCTCGGCATGAACTTTCTGGTCCCCGAAGGTGAGCCAGACGGTTTCTTCCAACCCGCTTAATTCCTTTAAGATCGCCGGCATGTCGTCCTGTTGGACCAACTCGATTAATAGCGTGGCGCCGATTGCCAACCCTTCCGGCAACAAATCGTTATAGACGTCGATTTCTTGTTGCACCAACGCCGGATCGACGATATGCTCAATGCGGCACATTTCTTGAATCTGAAACTTCATGGTCTCGCGGTTTTCAAAAACGACCGATACGCGAGGCCCGATGCCGACGCGGCGCACCTTTTTCAAAGCAATCACCTGCCGCCGGATGTGATCGCGGGCGCGTTCGTAATCGCGGATATCCATGATATCGGATAACGTCAACGGTTTCATTGGCTCGCCTCCCCTCTCAGTTATTCCCCTCTGACGAAAGCCCATAAGCCCGGGCCAGCAACTCGACCGGATGCTTGGGCACTTCATCGGTTACCGTCTCAATCTGTAAACCGGCCAAGGCACAGTCGGAACACGCATGGGTATCGTGAGCCTGCCGGAATTTTTCCGTCAGTTTGGCCGAGACTTTCAAGGACTCTTCGTAATAGGTATGCTTAAGTCCCCAGGTCCCGTCAATCCCGGCACACCGGTCGACGACGTCCACCCGCGTACCGTCCACCGCTTCCAATAAATCTTTGGCGGCTCGCTTGAGTCCTTGCGATTTGGTGTGACACGAGAGGTGGTAGGTCACCGGGCCTAATGACGACTGGAAATCTTTCTGAAGTTGTCCCTTCCGCATTTTGTCGGCGAGATATTCCGTGATATCCTGCGTCATCGATGCCACGATCTGCGCGTCCTCGGTTCCGACCAACGTGGCGTAATCCCGTTTGATTAATAACGCGCATGTGGGTTGGAGCGCCAAGATGGGTTTGCCGGCCTTGGCATACGGAGCTAACAGGGCCACATTCTGTTTGGCCCGTCGAATGGCGCCCTCGACATCCCCGCCATCCAACGCCGGCATGCCACAACAAACCTGTCCCTCGGGCACGGTCGCCGTCAGTTGGTTATGCGCCAATACCGCTAAGGCCGCTTGGCCAATCCCCGGCTCATGGTACTCCACCGTGCACGTGGAAAAGATGACCGCATCAACCGCCTCGGGCTGGACCGCATTGGCGGCCCGCTTTTTTACCCAGTCGGAAAACCGCACCGGCGCAAACCGCGGGAGATGCCGTCGGTGGTCAATTCCGTAGACGCGTTCCATCCAGCGGCGAAGAACGGGGTTCTTGACGGACCAGTTTGCCAGTTTAGGGGCGAGGTGGCCCATTTGCCCGACCTGTTCGGGGTTGCCCAAAAATCGATCGGTCCGGCTAATCCCATGCTTCTTGGCTCGAATAGCCTTCGAACGCAACATGAGACGGGGAAAGTCGAGATCGAAGCGATGAGGGGGGACATAGGGACACTTGATAAAGCACAAATTGCATTGATAGCACAAATCGGCGACGCGGGCGATTTCCGTTTCGGTAATCTTTTGGGCGTCGTCATCGTGCCCTTCGACCGCTTCAAAGAGGACAGGAAAAGATGGACACAAATTATAACAAAGACGACATCCGTTACAAATGTCGAATGCTTGCACCATGTCCTGGTGCAGCGCCGTTTCGTCCCAATAGGCGGGGTGATGCGGATTATATTCCATGAAACCTCCTCCGGGATAATAGGGAAAGGGGGGCAGAGCCCCCCACCGATTTACTCCGCCAAATTCTCGAGCCCTTTAGAGAAGCGGCCGGCGTGGCTCTTCTCCGCCCGCGCCAAGGTTTCGAACCATTCCGCGATTTCGTCAAATCCTTCTTCCCGCGCCGTTTTGGCAAAGCCCGGGTACATTTGGGTATATTCGTATGTTTCCCCTTCAATCGCACTCTTCAAGTTTTGTTCCGTGCTGCCCACCGGCACCCCGGTCACCGGGTCGCCCACTTCCTCCAAAAACTCGAAATGCCCAAAGGCGTGTCCCGTTTCGCCTTCGGCGACATCGCGGAACAATCCGGCAATTTCCGGCCGCCCTTCAATATCCGCCTTTTGAGCAAAATAAAGATACCGGCGGTTAGCTTGGGACTCCCCGGCAAACGCTTCTTTCAGGTTTTCGTGGGTCTTGCTGCCACGCAGTTCCATCAGAAACCCTCCTACTATATATTTTAGGCAATGTTACCTAATAATCATTCTAATGTAATACCATATCTCCGACAACCCCCTGCGAAAAATAATCGTCCCAGAAATCCCGGGTATCGGATTTAGACCCTATCCCCGCTCCCACACCGGTCGGCCGGCAATCCACACCGTGTGTGCCTTGGCCGTCAGATGCGTGAGAGGGTTGTCCGACCATAATACGATATCCGCTTCCCGTCCGACTTGGAGGGAACCTACGCGATCCGCGATGCCCAAAATCTTCGCCGGATTTCCCGTCACCGCCGCCAATGCCTGATCCGGATCCATCCCCTCCCGGACAGCCAGACCGGCATATAATGCTAAATACTCGGCCGGCACCACCGGATGGTCGGAGGCTATCGCGGTCAGAATCCCGGCCCGCGCCAAGGCGACCGGGGTCCAAAAGCCCTTCTGGCGGAGCTCCGCTTTGCTCCGGGCAGCAAACGACGGCCCCGTGACAACGGGCACGTCCGCGCGTTTCAGTTCATCGATAATCAAATGGGCCTCCGTACCATGATCGATAACCGTCCGCACTTTATACGGCGCCACCACCCGCAAGGCGGTAAGAATATCGTCGGCCCGATGGGCATGAATCCGTAACGGAATATCCCGACGGATCACCAAACCGAGCGCCTCCAGTTTGGGATCATACTGCTTCCAGTCGAGCGGAGGATCGTTTTGATACCGGCGCGCACGCTCCAACCATTCCCGTAAGACAGCCGCCACCCCGGGCCGAGACGCCGGCCGCCGTTTTTGTCCGCCGTGAATCCGAATCGGATTTTCCCCCAAAGCCGCTTTCATCCCGGCCGCCTGCACCATCAGCATAGATTCGACGGTCTCGCCGGCCAAATGCAGCACGGAACCGATCCCGCCAATCACATTGGCGGATCCGATGGTAATAAACGCGGCCGTTACGCCGGCCGCCAACGCTTCCCCAATCGCCGGATCGCGGGGATTGACCCCGTCAATCGCCCGCAGATCTGCCGTCACCGCGTCGGTGGGCTCGTTGACATCCTGATGGGCTGGGCCTTCCCCGCTCGTCGTGATGCCCAGGTGACTATGGGCATCAATCAATCCCGGAAGACACCAAGCGCCCCGCGCGTCAATCGCCGGCACTCCCGCCGGAGGCTGATAATGTCCTTCGACCGCCTGAATTCTCCCGTCGTCATCCACCAACAAGCCGCCCCGTTCATAGGAGACACCTTGCCCGTCCCACAGTCTGGCATTGACCAATGCCCACATGGTTAGAGCCTCCCCGCGTGTAACGTCAATACCGGCCGAATGGCTCCAACCACGGTGCCGCTATGGTTCGTGATGACCGGATGCAGCACATCGGCCAATTTCTCTTCCATTTCCGGCGTTAATTCATCCAGTTGCCGGAGAATCTCCGCCACCACCGGGCCCATCACCCGGCTGTTGCCGTCTTCCAGTTTCACCGCGATCCCGAGTCCCCGCTCCGGAATGCCTAAGCAAAATACGGCCTCGGCTCCCCCTTTGGCCACAAACCGATAGTCGGTGGCTTCCGCCAACGTCACTTCCAAACGGCCCGTACCCGAGACCAGTTCCGGATGATGCCGCATCGCCTCCGCGATCATCCAGGCAGCGCCCGCCGTTCCCACGTCGAGTCCCCGCGGATCGACAAGGCGGGCATAAGCCAAAGCCATGCGGCTTAACGGTAGATAAAACGTCGGCACTCCACACCCGTCAATCCCGGTGGCCAAATCATCCGGCCGCATACGGGTCATTGTCAGCACGGCCTGGCGGATGTGTTGCTGAACCGGGTGATCCGGTAGATGGTATCCGCTGCGCGGCGCATTCAAAAGGGTCGCCAACATCAGCATGCCCGTGTGCTTGCCGCTGCAGTTATTGTGCAATACCGTCGGTGCCTGGTGTTGACGGATCAGTTCCCAGGCGGTGTCCCGATGGCTCGGGGGATGAATCCCGCAGATGAGCTCATCTGGGCTCGCCCCCAACCGTTCCAGAAGATCCGTGACCAGCGCCAAGTGTTGGGCTTCGCCGCCGTGTGAGGCACA contains:
- a CDS encoding (SSU ribosomal protein S18P)-alanine acetyltransferase (PFAM: Acetyltransferase (GNAT) family~TIGRFAM: ribosomal-protein-alanine acetyltransferase~COGs: COG0456 Acetyltransferase~InterPro IPR000182:IPR006464~KEGG: toc:Toce_1892 (SSU ribosomal protein S18P)-alanine acetyltransferase~PFAM: GCN5-related N-acetyltransferase~PRIAM: Ribosomal-protein-alanine N-acetyltransferase~SPTR: (SSU ribosomal protein S18P)-alanine acetyltransferase;~TIGRFAM: Ribosomal-protein-alanine acetyltransferase) codes for the protein MAVINDGPESVVVVRDMYLSDLDAVMAIESRSFPTPWSRNAFHSELMENNFATYLVLDFHGRVVAYGGMWIILDEAHVTNVAVHPDFRGHHLGERMMVGLMDRAKSLGAHRMTLEVRRSNLVAQNLYQKLGFIQLGVRRGYYTDPREDAFIMWKDPL
- a CDS encoding universal protein YeaZ (PFAM: Glycoprotease family~TIGRFAM: universal bacterial protein YeaZ~COGs: COG1214 Inactive homolog of metal-dependent protease putative molecular chaperone~InterPro IPR000905~KEGG: dau:Daud_2015 peptidase M22, glycoprotease~PFAM: Peptidase M22, glycoprotease~SPTR: Peptidase M22, glycoprotease;~TIGRFAM: universal protein YeaZ), whose translation is MGYKVLGWDASGPSLSVGLIDDGRVVADITWARPRLAGTHLVSWIDQLVREFGRPDGLAVGVGPGSFTGVRVAVTAAKAYAAIWGVPVKGVSSLAAWARGVAPPAYVVVTSERRGSAFYLGYYWVGPSGPEPLIPDTAINGALPEGFPLTREVVVLGPAAEDAQWLSRIGRQARPGQAILSGGQVALTAWPAVQWGESDDPLTLAPAYLRPPAASV
- a CDS encoding Uncharacterized protein family UPF0079, ATPase (PFAM: Uncharacterised P-loop hydrolase UPF0079~TIGRFAM: ATPase, YjeE family~COGs: COG0802 ATPase or kinase~InterPro IPR003442~KEGG: pla:Plav_0134 hypothetical protein~PFAM: Uncharacterised protein family UPF0079, ATPase bacteria~SPTR: Putative uncharacterized protein;~TIGRFAM: Uncharacterised protein family UPF0079, ATPase bacteria), with translation MADAPSTTLTVEWTARDLADTERIAARLAEILREGGVLLLKGDLGAGKTTLAQSLLRNLGVMEPVKSPTFDLVHAYRIPGLDIVHADLYRIEQATDVWALDLPAFHTPGTVLVVEWGEAIQDQYPERVECTIDVRPDGTRQFIVQAWGRPFVEALRRQNRQEER